The region CGAGCGCGTGCTTCATAAATTTCTGGATTACCATATTGAATCGCGGAAGAGTAAACCACCACATCTGCATCACCAATATTGGAAGCAGCATGGCCTTTGAAAACTTTCACGCCCATTTCGCGCAGACGTTCCGTGTTCGCGTTTTCTGCGATATCACTTCCTGAAACTTTCGCACCCATGTTGTGCAAGAGTTCAGCGAGTCCACACATACCGATACCGCCCACACCGACGAAGTGGAATTTGGCGTGTTGTAATTTCATTGCAAGATTTCCTTTGCGATGGTTGTTGCTGCCTGGGGAACATAAAGATCTTTTATATTCCGAACCATTTGCTCGCGCAAAGCTTTATCTTGGCGAAGAGATTGTACTTCTGAAATCAATCTTTCAGGCGTTAAATCTTTCTGCAAAATCATGCGACCCGCATTTCGGGCGACAAGGCTCTCTGCATTTTTTTGCTGATGATCATCAGCAGCTCCTGGCAATGGCACAATAATAGGAATTATACCAAATGCTGCGGCCTCCGCAATGGAACTGGCCCCACCACGGCTCACAATAATATCTGCCCATTGGTAGTACTTTGGCATATCGAAGATATACTCATGATAATCCACATTGGCGCCAGAATTTTGATATTTGACAGATATCGTTGGGAAATCAGCACTTCCCAACTGGTGAACGACAGCTAAATCCCTGGTCCACTCACCCCCGGCTAAGATCGCGTCGCTCAAACAGTTGTTAATAACTCTTGAGCCTTGGCTGCCACCGAACGCTAAAAGATGAAATTTCTCATCTTTATGAGCAGAGTGAACAGCGCTCTCGATCTCTGCTCTGACGGGCATTCCCGCCTGAACAATACGATCGCCCTTTAGGTGCTTGCGAGATTCCTCAAATACCACAAAACATTTATCCACGAAGCGGGACAAGAAACGATTCGCCATTCCTGGCATTACATTGGGCTCCCAGATCGCAGTATTAAAGCCGACGATACTTGCGGCAAGGACAAAGGGTCCCGAGGCATAGCCTCCCACTCCGATCACGTACAACGGCTTTAGTTGCATCAACAAGCGGAACGACTGCCACAATCCCAAAGGAATGCGTAACAAGGTTTTTAGTTTCTTTATAGGGCTTTTCACATTGAGCTGACCAGATTCGATCAGATGGAGAGGGAAACCCTCGCGAGGTACGATTTTAGATTCCATCCCGCGCGAAGTCCCCACGAAATGGATCTCGACAGAGGGATCCAGTTTCTGGATAGCGCGGGCAATAGCGATCCCAGGGTAAATATGGCCACCAGTGCCACCCCCAGCAATCACAACGGTTCTTTTAGTCATGTGCTTTCACTTTCGATGTATTCCAACGAGATGTTCCGAAACGTTTTGAGAATTTATCTTCTTCGAAGGAATTTTCAATATTCAAAATCAATCCGAACATAAAACACAAAGCGACAAGGGAGCTACCACCATAACTTAAGAAAGGCAGCGTCAAACCTTTTGTCGGAAGAAGTCCCATTACCACACCCGCATTGATGAATACGCTTAAACCGAAAGTCATCGATAATCCCAAAGCCAAAGAACGTTTGAAAGCGTCTTCTGTTTTCATCGCAATCTGAATACCACGGAATACCACGAAACCGTACAGAGCCAAGATCGCGATGAAACCGACAAAGCCCATCTCTTCACCCAAAACCGCTAACGTGA is a window of Bdellovibrio sp. SKB1291214 DNA encoding:
- the murG gene encoding undecaprenyldiphospho-muramoylpentapeptide beta-N-acetylglucosaminyltransferase, coding for MTKRTVVIAGGGTGGHIYPGIAIARAIQKLDPSVEIHFVGTSRGMESKIVPREGFPLHLIESGQLNVKSPIKKLKTLLRIPLGLWQSFRLLMQLKPLYVIGVGGYASGPFVLAASIVGFNTAIWEPNVMPGMANRFLSRFVDKCFVVFEESRKHLKGDRIVQAGMPVRAEIESAVHSAHKDEKFHLLAFGGSQGSRVINNCLSDAILAGGEWTRDLAVVHQLGSADFPTISVKYQNSGANVDYHEYIFDMPKYYQWADIIVSRGGASSIAEAAAFGIIPIIVPLPGAADDHQQKNAESLVARNAGRMILQKDLTPERLISEVQSLRQDKALREQMVRNIKDLYVPQAATTIAKEILQ